DNA sequence from the Verrucomicrobiia bacterium genome:
GAACCCAGGCCAGTCATAGACCAAAAAATAGTCCCAGACGACGCCCGGCCGATCTGAGCGCGATGCAACCTCGTCGAGTTGTGAATCCGAGGCGGTGCTGGCTAACCGTGGCTGCCTTGCTGAGAGCGGCGGCATGCATCCCTGAGCGAACCATCGGGTAAGGTTGCGGGTACTTGCGTTGGTCCCCGTTGTGCTCGGCGCGGTCGTACTCGCCAGAGCCGCGGCTGGCAGCTTCAGGAACTCGGGTTGTATTCGCCGATACGGGACGCGCTCGACGATCAACCGCTTCGCCCGAACCCAGCTACTCCCACACCCCTAACTCGATGAGTTGCCGGGTTGCCACGGCGGCCCAGTCCCGGTTGGCGGCTGGACTGGCCGGGCTGGGATGGAGGATGCGCCCCAACTTGGGAGGGCCTTGGGGAAAGGCAGTTTGGGCCCGCCGCCAGGCGAAATCACCCACTCCAATGAGCCACTCGGGTTGCAGGGCCTCGACCGAGGCGCGCAGCGCCTTGTCGCAAGCCGCAAAGAGCGAGGCCCTCTCGGCAGCCGGTAGCTTATCGGGTGTGCGATTGCGTCCGCTGACCTCAATGAAGGCCAAGGGGCAATAGTTCAGAATGAGATGCTCGGGAAAGAACCGTTCGGGTTGCCCGAATCGTTCGGCAAAAAGGCTCCACAACCGGCGCCCGCTAACCTCCGAGCGCGCGCAGGCAAAACCTTTCACTGGCCGCCGAGGATGCTCGATGGCTGGGCGCAGGACTTTCTCCTCGAGCCCCAACCAATCCCGTACGGCGCAGATCTCGCCGAAAGGCACCCCGGTTTGCACCATGCCGAATGGGCCGGGGTTCATGCCCAGGAAAACAACTCGTTTGGGACTTGCGGCGAACCGGCCAATATAAGCGGCGTAAGGCGCCCAGGCGTAGGTGAGCGGGTTATAAACGCAGGCTATGGGCGGCGCAAAAGTCATCCTCTCCAACGCGCGTCTCAGGCGCTTTGCCGTTTCCAGGAGGCGCGCGCTGGTGCGGGAAACGTTCGGCCCCGGCCAGTCCGGGTCAGTGGCCACGGTGCGAG
Encoded proteins:
- a CDS encoding uracil-DNA glycosylase family protein, whose translation is MTFAPPIACVYNPLTYAWAPYAAYIGRFAASPKRVVFLGMNPGPFGMVQTGVPFGEICAVRDWLGLEEKVLRPAIEHPRRPVKGFACARSEVSGRRLWSLFAERFGQPERFFPEHLILNYCPLAFIEVSGRNRTPDKLPAAERASLFAACDKALRASVEALQPEWLIGVGDFAWRRAQTAFPQGPPKLGRILHPSPASPAANRDWAAVATRQLIELGVWE